The region CCCAATAtaacaataaatatatataactaGAAGTAATATTAAAACTTTCTTCGACTAATTTATTTGTGTTGCGCGAGTAATCTAAATTCTTAAGAAATATGCTAAATAACCCAAATTAGCTCCCAAAATCGGCCCATAcatatatacgtatataaattaaaatatgttAATATCACATTATTCGAAAAAAATTGAGTAccatatatattattttttagcTTTACAAACTGTTCGATGCACGAgtcttcattaatatttttatattatttaaaaattataataaattttttttaGTTAATATTAAATAGTATATAATTGATGAGATTTGGACCATGAaccttattagtatatttataaataataatattaatattggTTATTAATATTTACACACTCAAACTCttacaaataataatataaatatttgttattggcgGGATTCGAAAATGAGAGTTTAAGTATTGTAAGATAACattataaatatttgttattgacGATATTCATATATAAAAACTTTGAAACTTAtatagtatatattattttaatatttggATCTAACAGTCCGGCTTACTTGATTTAAAAATATTCGACGGTCATAAATCAAATAATTAAACCAACCaagaaaataatattaaaatatataacattCGATTTACTATATTTTAGTATAAATAAAAGAGATTTATGGTGATTTATTTAGATTAATGGTGCTGTGCAGTTTCTTTGAACATTCTCCGCAGTTGTATACAGGAAGTCAAATATCTCCGAAACGACTCAATCCAAACACAATCCAATTTACACAAATATTTAATACTCCAATAGCCTTAAATAATTAATATGGAGGAGCACACGAAGAATAACAATAATATAGTTGTGTGCCCATCAACCGAAAACACAATGAAGTTGGAACAGTTAAACAAACACAAAATTCCATGTCAATATATCACCAACACCCCCATAACCATAAGCCATGCTCTATAATCAACCAACTCTCTAATTTCTCGTTTTCCACAACATGGGAAACAATATTACCTCCACTCACAAATCACCACCGGCCACCGGAAAGGTAATCCTTTCTGATGGCACGGTCTTCGAATACGAACCACCACTTACAGTTGCCGAGCTAATGTTAGAATACCCGCAACAAGTTGTCGTGGACTACAAGGCAACTACTACCGGAAAACGCCCGTCACCTTTACCTGCTGACGAGAAGCTAGACACACACAAGGTTTACATAATGTTACCGGTGAAAAAAGGTAGGCCTGTTTCTTTAAGTACGTCAGAGTCTAAGCAACTGCTTTTTAGGGCAAATAATGTGCTGAAGTCTTCGAAATATTTCTCGTCAAGATCCGGGTTTTTGCCGTTTTTCGTGAAGATTTGTCCGGCGCCGGGGAATTGGGTAGCCGAGAATAAGAATGGGATTGTTGTAAAGAGGAAGGAAGAATTAGAGGGAAATGAGTTGCCGGAAAAAGAAGATTATTTTGGTAAGATGTTGGAAGATAGGCCGGAGTTGTTGAGCAGGCAAGTTTCATGCAAGGGGTGGAAACCTAGTTTGGATACTATTGTGGAAAAAGGGATTAACCCTAAAATTCGTCACTGGTTGTACTAAAACCTGTGATCGTTTATATTAAAAACTTTCGGATAGGCTAGCGGTAAAAATCCATCTCCTCGATAACATCTACTATATATCGATTGTGTTAAAAATTTGGATGTTTTTATTAGTGTGATTTATGTTTGTGGATGTGTAAGTGTTAATCTCGTTAATCAGCCAGGATATTAGTTGAGAACATGTGAATCAGCTGGGTTTCCTTTGCAACAGATATTTGTACTGTTCAAGGTGAAAATGAATGTTTTATAGTTGTTTTGAATGCTTAAGTTTGTGTTTTTACTTGTTTTAAACTTCTGGCATGATCATGTAATTTATCTAATTTATCTAATTGAGCAGCAACATTTGTGCTAATAATTAAATTGTATTTTGCGTTCTGAACTAACTTTAAATTCAAATACGCTATACAGTTGTTTTAAAAAATAAAACGAAAAACTTGTGTGACACCTTTCGTTATTAGATCTGGCTCCATTGTACAAACGTTATGTGTATTTTCGTGTTTTCGTATATCAAATCTTAAACCCAAATCCGATCTGGATTTGCATTCGTATATCAAATTGGTGACACTAACCCGGAACTAATATATTCGTGTTTACTCGTTTTAGTACACTAAAGTACACGGATTATATACGAACaaaattaattgttaaaaatgCAATAGATAATTAAATGGTGAATTACTCACTCACGTATTCAAGtaacaataaaatatattttagtatttacaattatatatatgttatttaaaataggtaaaattcatatttggtatttagtatatatatagggggctactagggggctactccaatagaaacctttttaaaataaaaactagaaacctGCGGCCCGGCCCAAATAAAAGCAACCCAAACCAAAAAAACATATCGGCCCATAACTACAAAacagttgcataattaatttgtCTTTAAGTTGAGATAAAAGGAAACTATACATACATATTAAACACAGAACAGTTGCATCGTCTTCATCCCTCTAAACTGCTCAAAATCGACAAGCATTTATTAGTTTCTAAGCACAAATCGTGTTGAAAGACATAATATTCTAGTGATTGATACTAAACGAAGAGGAGATCAAAGTTTCTTCAGAATTTGTACTCCTCGTGTACGGAAACAACAAAAAACACAATTAAAGGTAAATTAGTGtaaattttttattgatataGTGATATTTTACTTATAATCAACTTTGCTGTTACATTTACACATAGTTTAACTTATGCATGTTGATATTTTCatgttttttgtgtttttcaCTAGTTACTGTTTAGGTGCTAACTAATAATCTTAATATGTTCTTCAAACAGCTTTTAATTAGCGATTTT is a window of Apium graveolens cultivar Ventura chromosome 11, ASM990537v1, whole genome shotgun sequence DNA encoding:
- the LOC141695849 gene encoding uncharacterized protein LOC141695849: MGNNITSTHKSPPATGKVILSDGTVFEYEPPLTVAELMLEYPQQVVVDYKATTTGKRPSPLPADEKLDTHKVYIMLPVKKGRPVSLSTSESKQLLFRANNVLKSSKYFSSRSGFLPFFVKICPAPGNWVAENKNGIVVKRKEELEGNELPEKEDYFGKMLEDRPELLSRQVSCKGWKPSLDTIVEKGINPKIRHWLY